From one Pempheris klunzingeri isolate RE-2024b chromosome 5, fPemKlu1.hap1, whole genome shotgun sequence genomic stretch:
- the best1 gene encoding bestrophin-4 has product MTVTYSRRVADAGLGTFFNLLLRWKGSIYKLLYRELIIFTLLYYFFSIVYRFVLNDDQKRLFEKLSLYCDRYAELIPVSFVLGFYVTLVVSRWWGQFENVPWPDRLAALVGGHVRGGDEASRLTRRTLMRYANLSGVLIYRSVSTAVYKRFPTMEHLVQAGLMTSEELRHLEDLPSPHNKFWVPCMWFISLALRARTEGRINNDVALTAILTELNSLRGKCMKLYGYDWISLPLVYTQVVTVAVYSFFLACLIGRQFLDPAQGYPGHDVDFYLPVFTLLQFFFYVGWLKVAEQLINPFGEDDDDFETNWLVDRNLQVSLLSVDEMYDNLPLVERDMYWNESEPQPPYTAASAEHRKPSFMGSALDVSVPKEEMEFQSNLEQIKEHEEANYSTPLIGGLGRLLGVQSPNFPRSSRVSLLRRRPGAPLSRFPLYLHSEAPLTPSQTRQPLNHERDPDYAFSTMPLYERPGFYSCPQTPIHCVPPAVPRPRPARRAQSEWDRSCSSLAPPMVGSQLLPPDTPNHIPPPPSSAFPWLSEDDEVPSAPTFSFPDPPPELCPISKLRPGHGLLARRPLPPRLNLDTLPSADSQPGPPSARTAGSGGERVFSFTPPSRTAAAAAAAAAANPSNPSSSSSSINATSTNSAGTTGSLCNGTSHSNFSNHGNFSANMRASNGGTNGGLSNNMNTVTQQENNQQNSPNDSGISLAEGDLLGVLVDGVANKAAGGREQD; this is encoded by the exons ATGACAGTGACATACTCTCGCAGGGTTGCTGATGCAGGTCTGGGGACCTTCTTCAACCTGCTCCTACGATGGAAGGGCAGCATCTATAAACTGCTCTATAGAGAACTCATCATCTTCACTCTTCTCTACTACTTCTTCAGTATTGTTTATAG GTTTGTGCTAAATGATGACCAGAAGAGGCTATTTGAGAAGCTGTCTCTGTACTGTGACCGCTATGCAGAGCTCATCCCCGTGTCATTTGTGCTTG GTTTCTATGTCACCTTGGTCGTGTCCCGTTGGTGGGGCCAGTTTGAGAACGTCCCCTGGCCCGACCGCTTGGCAGCATTGGTGGGTGGTCATGTTCGTGGAGGTGACGAAGCCTCCAGGCTGACAAGGCGAACTCTGATGCGATACGCCAACCTCTCTGGTGTGCTCATCTACCGCTCTGTCAGCACAGCCGTCTACAAGAGGTTCCCCACCATGGAGCATCTGGTGCAGGCAG GTCTGATGACGTCGGAGGAGCTGAGGCACCTCGAGGACCTGCCCTCTCCTCACAACAAGTTCTGGGTTCCCTGCATGTGGTTCATCAGCCTGGCTCTGAGGGCTCGGACTGAGGGTCGCATCAACAATGACGTGGCACTCACAGCCATCCTCACA GAGTTGAATAGTTTACGGGGAAAGTGTATGAAGCTGTACGGTTATGACTGGATCAGCCTGCCTCTTGTCTATACTCAG GTGGTGACAGTGGCGGTCTACAGCTTCTTCCTGGCTTGTCTGATTGGTCGTCAGTTCTTGGATCCAGCTCAGGGTTACCCTGGTCACGATGTGGACTTCTACCTGCCCGTTTTCACCCTGCTGCAGTTTTTCTTCTATGTTGGGTGGCTGAag GTAGCTGAGCAGCTCATAAATCCTtttggtgaagatgatgatgattttgaaaCCAACTGGCTCGTGGATCGCAATTTACAG GTGTCTTTGTTGTCTGTGGATGAGATGTACGACAACCTGCCGCTGGTTGAGAGGGACATGTACTGGAATGAGTCTGAACCTCAGCCTCCCTACACGGCTGCCAGCGCCGAGCACCGCAAACCCTCCTTCATGGGCTCGGCCCTGGATGTCAG TGTTCCTAAAGAGGAGATGGAGTTTCAGTCCAATCTGGAGCAAATCAAAGAACATGAGGAAGCCAACTACTCCACCCCGCTGATTGGAGGGCTGGGTCGTCTTCTCGGTGTCCAGTCTCCTAACTTCCCTCGCTCCTCCCGGGTCTCTCTGCTGCGCCGCCGCCCCGGAGCTCCACTGAGTCGCTTCCCTCTGTACCTGCACTCAGAGGCGCCATTGACACCGAGTCAAACCCGCCAGCCTTTGAACCACGAGCGAGACCCAGACTACGCCTTCTCCACCATGCCCTTGTATGAGAGACCGGGTTTCTACAGCTGCCCACAAACACCCATCCACTGCGTGCCCCCTGCGGTGCCCCGCCCGCGACCTGCCCGGCGAGCTCAGAGCGAGTGGGACCGCAGCTGCAGCTCACTCGCTCCTCCAATGGTGGGCTCACAGTTGCTACCTCCAGACACCCCCAACCACATCCCCCCACCTCCATCCTCTGCTTTCCCCTGGCTCAGTGAGGACGACGAGGTGCCGAGTGCTCCCACCTTCTCCTTCCCCGACCCTCCACCTGAACTCTGCCCGATATCTAAACTCAGACCTGGACACGGCCTGCTGGCTCGCCGCCCCCTACCTCCCCGCCTCAATCTGGACACCCTCCCCTCAGCTGACAGCCAGCCCGGACCCCCAAGTGCTCGGACGGCAGGGAGCGGAGGAGAAAGGGTGTTCTCGTTCACTCCTCCCTCtcgcacagcagcagcagcagcagcagcagcagcagcaaatccCAGTaatcccagcagcagctctagCAGCATTAATGCAACAAGCACCAACAGCGCTGGCACAACAGGAAGTCTCTGTAACGGTACAAGTCACAGTAATTTTAGTAACCATGGGAACTTCAGTGCCAATATGAGGGCAAGCAACGGGGGCACTAACGGCGGGCTGAGCAATAACATGAATACAGTTACGCAGCAAGAGAACAATCAGCAAAACTcacccaatgattcaggaatcTCATTGGCTGAAGGGGACCTGCTGGGCGTTTTGGTGGACGGTGTGGCGAACAAGGCGGCAGGAGGAAGGGAGCAGGACTGA
- the fth1b gene encoding ferritin, heavy polypeptide 1b produces the protein MSSQIRQNFHQDCEAAINRQINLELYASYVYLSMAYYFDRDDKSLPNFAKFFKAQSKEEQEHAEKLMSLQNKRGGKIFLQDIRKPDRDEWGSGLEALECSLQLEKSVNQSLLDLQKMATEHNDPHMCDFIETHFLDEQVKSIKQLADWISNLRRMGAPQSGMAEYLFDKHTMADEGS, from the exons ATGAGTTCGCAAATCCGACAAAACTTCCACCAGGACTGCGAAGCTGCCattaacagacagataaaccTGGAGCTCTATGCCTCATACGTTTATCTCTCTATG GCATATTATTTTGATAGGGATGATAAATCTCTACCAAATTTTGCAAAGTTCTTTAAAGCGCAGTccaaagaggagcaggagcatgCAGAGAAGCTGATGAGTCTGCAGAACAAGCGGGGAGGCAAAATCTTTCTGCAGGACATCAGG AAACCTGATAGAGACGAGTGGGGGAGCGGCCTGGAGGCTTTGGAGTGTTCCTTGCAGCTGGAGAAAAGTGTAAACCAATCCCTGCTGGACCTGCAGAAAATGGCGACAGAACACAATGATCCTCAT ATGTGTGACTTcatagaaacacattttctggaCGAGCAGGTCAAATCTATCAAACAGCTCGCTGACTGGATATCCAACTTGCGCCGCATGGGAGCCCCTCAGAGCGGCATGGCTGAGTACCTGTTTGACAAACACACCATGGCTGATGAGGGAAGTTAA
- the incenp gene encoding inner centromere protein A isoform X2 yields the protein MNSVLSNVRSLMQMFDGKVQEFNSDIDNVHMVWLQEIQQEANRMFSRDFNAEPELMPKTPSQKKNSRRKRVSLGRQEENQTKRRFSKGKRSNLRGSSVKAMNFIAEEEIIPEASTSDANTPTQPKRTTRKNKQRKSEVSEDVSQSPQGSCDTEEVQNKKPELVEEEEMDNAETAAKSPPKIPSPEVIVSISSADRLSAEFAKKPEPSPGRTAAKIAIAGTAQSSRRSSVRCSLKLRHSLAGLRHSMTQESVRRASRRSMLKRKVARTGNSTCSSNVDEDSCMDSAEEEVEEAVSEAVTADDDAAEESKEAPVIDVRTQPSVGRVTRSVAANAPTLAPPSLYTTDQTTSTPNKRTVVAEKQQTSQTSRRSSQSTKRKAPDTSEESPTKKLSTPKKSKSAIKPHMRSFLHTVQKNQMLMMTPNSLGRTAVMKSFIKHTTPLRADPKTKERYKLEALKKKQEQEEERMKKMEEEKKRKQDELKRKRDERLRRVFEAKVKEEQREEEKKKKIEQKMAQIDEKNDKRQADEKAKKKVAMKRQEELEQKKKLEEEAKRKKIQQAEEEKRQQELLAKREEEEQRARKLAEARRALELKREQEKERERELERERQAAAERERVEKEKALALQRELEKAAREKERRELEEKRKALEEKRRLEEQQRLAAEQKAAREREAAAKQAADTQTAAGLNVTVDIERSVMSTPVGKGGGLNVTVDIEKSPQSYCITPKGGNKPFMSKGADDYGMDQNSDDSTDDESDPRKPIPSWAEGHNLQQIIIKQYFNPPDLDSFFGKIEPPRLENIFYKSKPRYFKRTSSAVWHSPPIGTK from the exons ATGAACTCCGTACTTTCAAATGTACGCTCCCTCATGCAGATGTTCGATGGCAAAGTACAGGAATTCAACAGTGACATTGATAATGTCCACATGGTTTGGCTTCAGGAGATCCAACAAGAAGCCAACCGCATGTTCTCAAG agaTTTTAATGCTGAACCAGAATTGATGCCAAAAACACCATCACAGAAAAAGAATAGTCGCAGGAAGCGTGTGTCTTTGGGGCGCCaagaagaaaatcaaaccaAGCGAAG ATTTTCAAAGGGAAAGCGCAGTAACCTTCGTGGCTCTTCAGTCAAAGCGATGAACTTCATTGCTGAAGAAGAGATCATTCCTGAGGCTTCCACTTCTGATgccaacacacccacacagcctAAACGCACCACccgcaaaaacaaacaaaggaagtCTGAGGTGTCAGAGGACGTGAGCCAGTCACCTCAGGGCAGCTGTGACACCGAGGAGGTGCAGAACAAGAAGCCAGAgttggtggaggaggaagagatggacaATGCAGAAACCGCTGCCAAGTCTCCACCTAAGATACCTTCACCTGAGGTCATCGTCAGCATCTCCTCAGCAGATCGCTTGTCTGCTGAGTTTGCTAAAAAGCCAGAGCCTTCTCCTGGCCGCACAGCTGCTAAGATTGCGATAGCTGGCACAGCTCAAAGCTCACGGCGGAGCTCTGTACGGTGCTCCCTAAAGCTACGTCACTCGCTGGCCGGCCTGCGGCACAGCATGACTCAGGAGTCAGTTCGCCGCGCCTCACGCCGCTCTATGCTGAAGAGGAAGGTGGCTCGTACAGGCAACTCCACATGTAGCAGCAATGTCGATG aGGACTCTTGCATGGactctgcagaggaagaagtTGAAGAGGC CGTATCAGAAGCTGTTACTGCAGACGATGATGCAGCTGAAGAATCTAAGGAGGCTCCAGTG ATTGACGTGCGCACACAGCCATCTGTTGGCCGCGTTACTCGATCTGTGGCTGCAAACGCTCCCACACTGGCACCCCCATCATTGTACACCACTGATCAAACAACCAGTACTCCCAACAAGAGAACAG ttgtCGCTGAGAAGCAACAGACTTCCCAGACCAGTCGGAG GTCAAGCCAGAGTACCAAACGCAAAGCACCAGATACTTCAGAGGAAAGTCCCACAAAGAAGCTCTCAACTCCCAAGAAAAGCAAAAGT GCAATCAAACCCCACATGAGGTCTTTCCTCCACACTGTGCAGAAGAATCAGATGCTAATGATGACTCCAAATTCCCTCGGCAGGACTGCTGTCATGAAGTCTTTCATTAAACACACCACCCCTCTGAGGGCTGATCCTAAG ACAAAAGAGCGCTACAAATTGGAGGCACTTAAAAAGAAGcaggagcaagaggaggaacgaatgaagaaaatggaggaggagaagaaaaggaaacaggaCGAACTTAAAAG GAAGAGGGATGAGAGGCTAAGAAGAGTGTTTGAAGCCAAAGTAAAGGAGGAgcaaagggaggaagaaaagaaaaagaagattgAGCAGAAAATGGCTCAGATTGATGAGAAAAACGATAAG CGTCAGGCAGATGAGAAGGCCAAGAAGAAGGTGGCCATGAAACGTCAAGAGGAGCttgagcagaagaagaagttaGAAGAAGAGGCTAAAAGGAAGAAGATTCAGCAAGCA gaggaggagaagcggcagcaGGAGTTACTGGctaagagagaggaggaggaacagcgAGCTCGTAAGCTGGCCGAAGCTCGCAGAGCGCTGGAGctgaagagagagcaggagaaggagagggagagagagctggagagagaacgacaagctgctgctgaaag GGAGcgagtggaaaaagaaaaggctcTCGCTCTACAACGGGAACTGGAGAAagcagcgagagagaaagagaggagagagctggaggagaagagaaaggcactggaggaaaaaagaagattG gaggagcagcagagattagctgcagagcagaaagctgcgagggagagagaagctgctgccaAACAGGCTGCTGATACACAG ACTGCTGCTGGCCTGAATGTGACAGTGGACATCGAG CGCTCTGTAATGAGCACGCCTGTAGGAAAAGGTGGCGGCCTTAATGTGACCGTGGATATTGAG AAATCACCACAGTCGTACTGCATCACTCCAAAGGGCGGCAACAAACCTTTTATGTCCAAAGGTGCAGATGATTATGGGATGGACCAAAACAGTGACGACTCTACTGATGATGAGTCTGACCCAAGGAAACCTATTCCATCCTGGGCAGAGG GTCACAATCTCCAGCAGATAATTATAAAGCAGTACTTCAACCCTCCTGATTTAGACTCTTTCTTCGGAAAAATTGAACCCCCAAGACTGGAAAACATCTTTTACAAGAGCAAGCCTCGCTACTTTAAACGCACCAGCTCTGCTGTGTGGCACTCACCTCCGATTGGAACAAAGTGA
- the incenp gene encoding inner centromere protein A isoform X1, which translates to MNSVLSNVRSLMQMFDGKVQEFNSDIDNVHMVWLQEIQQEANRMFSRDFNAEPELMPKTPSQKKNSRRKRVSLGRQEENQTKRRFSKGKRSNLRGSSVKAMNFIAEEEIIPEASTSDANTPTQPKRTTRKNKQRKSEVSEDVSQSPQGSCDTEEVQNKKPELVEEEEMDNAETAAKSPPKIPSPEVIVSISSADRLSAEFAKKPEPSPGRTAAKIAIAGTAQSSRRSSVRCSLKLRHSLAGLRHSMTQESVRRASRRSMLKRKVARTGNSTCSSNVDEDSCMDSAEEEVEEAVSEAVTADDDAAEESKEAPVIDVRTQPSVGRVTRSVAANAPTLAPPSLYTTDQTTSTPNKRTVVAEKQQTSQTSRRSSQSTKRKAPDTSEESPTKKLSTPKKSKSAIKPHMRSFLHTVQKNQMLMMTPNSLGRTAVMKSFIKHTTPLRADPKLSVGIVTKERYKLEALKKKQEQEEERMKKMEEEKKRKQDELKRKRDERLRRVFEAKVKEEQREEEKKKKIEQKMAQIDEKNDKRQADEKAKKKVAMKRQEELEQKKKLEEEAKRKKIQQAEEEKRQQELLAKREEEEQRARKLAEARRALELKREQEKERERELERERQAAAERERVEKEKALALQRELEKAAREKERRELEEKRKALEEKRRLEEQQRLAAEQKAAREREAAAKQAADTQTAAGLNVTVDIERSVMSTPVGKGGGLNVTVDIEKSPQSYCITPKGGNKPFMSKGADDYGMDQNSDDSTDDESDPRKPIPSWAEGHNLQQIIIKQYFNPPDLDSFFGKIEPPRLENIFYKSKPRYFKRTSSAVWHSPPIGTK; encoded by the exons ATGAACTCCGTACTTTCAAATGTACGCTCCCTCATGCAGATGTTCGATGGCAAAGTACAGGAATTCAACAGTGACATTGATAATGTCCACATGGTTTGGCTTCAGGAGATCCAACAAGAAGCCAACCGCATGTTCTCAAG agaTTTTAATGCTGAACCAGAATTGATGCCAAAAACACCATCACAGAAAAAGAATAGTCGCAGGAAGCGTGTGTCTTTGGGGCGCCaagaagaaaatcaaaccaAGCGAAG ATTTTCAAAGGGAAAGCGCAGTAACCTTCGTGGCTCTTCAGTCAAAGCGATGAACTTCATTGCTGAAGAAGAGATCATTCCTGAGGCTTCCACTTCTGATgccaacacacccacacagcctAAACGCACCACccgcaaaaacaaacaaaggaagtCTGAGGTGTCAGAGGACGTGAGCCAGTCACCTCAGGGCAGCTGTGACACCGAGGAGGTGCAGAACAAGAAGCCAGAgttggtggaggaggaagagatggacaATGCAGAAACCGCTGCCAAGTCTCCACCTAAGATACCTTCACCTGAGGTCATCGTCAGCATCTCCTCAGCAGATCGCTTGTCTGCTGAGTTTGCTAAAAAGCCAGAGCCTTCTCCTGGCCGCACAGCTGCTAAGATTGCGATAGCTGGCACAGCTCAAAGCTCACGGCGGAGCTCTGTACGGTGCTCCCTAAAGCTACGTCACTCGCTGGCCGGCCTGCGGCACAGCATGACTCAGGAGTCAGTTCGCCGCGCCTCACGCCGCTCTATGCTGAAGAGGAAGGTGGCTCGTACAGGCAACTCCACATGTAGCAGCAATGTCGATG aGGACTCTTGCATGGactctgcagaggaagaagtTGAAGAGGC CGTATCAGAAGCTGTTACTGCAGACGATGATGCAGCTGAAGAATCTAAGGAGGCTCCAGTG ATTGACGTGCGCACACAGCCATCTGTTGGCCGCGTTACTCGATCTGTGGCTGCAAACGCTCCCACACTGGCACCCCCATCATTGTACACCACTGATCAAACAACCAGTACTCCCAACAAGAGAACAG ttgtCGCTGAGAAGCAACAGACTTCCCAGACCAGTCGGAG GTCAAGCCAGAGTACCAAACGCAAAGCACCAGATACTTCAGAGGAAAGTCCCACAAAGAAGCTCTCAACTCCCAAGAAAAGCAAAAGT GCAATCAAACCCCACATGAGGTCTTTCCTCCACACTGTGCAGAAGAATCAGATGCTAATGATGACTCCAAATTCCCTCGGCAGGACTGCTGTCATGAAGTCTTTCATTAAACACACCACCCCTCTGAGGGCTGATCCTAAG TTAAGCGTTGGTATAGTG ACAAAAGAGCGCTACAAATTGGAGGCACTTAAAAAGAAGcaggagcaagaggaggaacgaatgaagaaaatggaggaggagaagaaaaggaaacaggaCGAACTTAAAAG GAAGAGGGATGAGAGGCTAAGAAGAGTGTTTGAAGCCAAAGTAAAGGAGGAgcaaagggaggaagaaaagaaaaagaagattgAGCAGAAAATGGCTCAGATTGATGAGAAAAACGATAAG CGTCAGGCAGATGAGAAGGCCAAGAAGAAGGTGGCCATGAAACGTCAAGAGGAGCttgagcagaagaagaagttaGAAGAAGAGGCTAAAAGGAAGAAGATTCAGCAAGCA gaggaggagaagcggcagcaGGAGTTACTGGctaagagagaggaggaggaacagcgAGCTCGTAAGCTGGCCGAAGCTCGCAGAGCGCTGGAGctgaagagagagcaggagaaggagagggagagagagctggagagagaacgacaagctgctgctgaaag GGAGcgagtggaaaaagaaaaggctcTCGCTCTACAACGGGAACTGGAGAAagcagcgagagagaaagagaggagagagctggaggagaagagaaaggcactggaggaaaaaagaagattG gaggagcagcagagattagctgcagagcagaaagctgcgagggagagagaagctgctgccaAACAGGCTGCTGATACACAG ACTGCTGCTGGCCTGAATGTGACAGTGGACATCGAG CGCTCTGTAATGAGCACGCCTGTAGGAAAAGGTGGCGGCCTTAATGTGACCGTGGATATTGAG AAATCACCACAGTCGTACTGCATCACTCCAAAGGGCGGCAACAAACCTTTTATGTCCAAAGGTGCAGATGATTATGGGATGGACCAAAACAGTGACGACTCTACTGATGATGAGTCTGACCCAAGGAAACCTATTCCATCCTGGGCAGAGG GTCACAATCTCCAGCAGATAATTATAAAGCAGTACTTCAACCCTCCTGATTTAGACTCTTTCTTCGGAAAAATTGAACCCCCAAGACTGGAAAACATCTTTTACAAGAGCAAGCCTCGCTACTTTAAACGCACCAGCTCTGCTGTGTGGCACTCACCTCCGATTGGAACAAAGTGA